Proteins from a genomic interval of Myxococcales bacterium:
- the alaS gene encoding alanine--tRNA ligase, producing MPHPSSTFLNASAVRRAFLDFFVSKGHEEVASSSLVPQNDPTLLFANAGMNQFKDVFTGKSRRARIRATTAQKCVRAGGKHNDLENVGRTARHHTFFEMLGNFSFGDYFKEGAITFAHELLAEVYGLPLNRLVFTVHHSDDEARQLWKSITGVPDDRIIPLGDKDNFWAMGDTGPCGPCSEIHYHQGDDLPCAEVAAGRPCQGPACDCDRWVEVWNLVFMQYEQHPDGTRTPLPRPSVDTGMGLERLCAVLQGYRSNYETDLLRPLVDTVARLSSKTFDATDYRENSSSVSMRAIADHARATAFLVADGVFPEKTRREYVLRRIMRRAIYHGDLLGIKDAFFAKLTGQVIDLMSSAYPELDERRSTILEVTEQEERRFRETLERGVRILTEETERLSGTSVPGELAFRLYDTYGFPLDLTRVIGNRRGLEVDEAGFDAQMEAQRKRAAFVGSGELAVEGVFQAIAERVGTTRFLGYEACHAPGQVVALVQDGREVDQVRVGADGASTPFAFVCAETPFYGESGGQVGDSGVATGPAGSVRIDDTKRPVPGLSVHVATLVSGEVKVGDALDLRVDEAHRNAVRRNHSATHLMHWALRTTLGEHVAQKGSLVSEERLRFDFSHFQPLTREERERVEDLVNARIVQNHAVETAVLPIAEAKAAGAVAFFGEKYADTVRVLSMAESKELCGGTHVSRTGDIGLFKITEETGIAQGVRRIEAVTGLGAVGFVRKLEHELLGSAEQLKASPFEVSSKLERLQGDLRTRDKEIEKLRAQLASGGGKDLTAHAQKVGDVSILVTDVPVSDAKILRETADKLRDKLSPAVIALVGDEGEKLSLVCVVSKDLVGRFHAGKTLSELVKVIDGKGGGRPDMAQGGGPRPADLGAVLSQWRQALVDLVAKS from the coding sequence ATGCCGCACCCCTCAAGCACATTCCTGAACGCCTCGGCCGTCCGCCGGGCCTTCCTCGATTTCTTCGTGAGCAAGGGCCACGAAGAGGTGGCGAGTTCTTCCCTCGTGCCCCAGAACGACCCCACGCTGCTCTTCGCCAACGCGGGCATGAACCAATTCAAGGACGTGTTCACCGGGAAATCCCGACGGGCGCGCATTCGGGCCACCACAGCACAAAAGTGCGTGCGCGCGGGCGGCAAACACAACGACCTCGAAAACGTAGGGCGCACGGCACGCCACCACACCTTCTTCGAGATGTTGGGTAATTTCTCTTTCGGCGACTATTTCAAAGAGGGTGCCATCACCTTCGCGCACGAGCTGCTGGCCGAAGTGTACGGCTTGCCGCTCAACCGACTGGTGTTCACGGTCCATCACTCGGACGACGAAGCTCGACAGCTCTGGAAGTCAATCACCGGGGTGCCTGACGATCGCATCATCCCGCTGGGCGACAAGGACAACTTCTGGGCCATGGGCGATACGGGCCCCTGTGGTCCGTGCAGCGAAATTCACTACCACCAAGGCGACGACCTCCCCTGCGCCGAGGTCGCGGCGGGACGCCCGTGTCAGGGGCCGGCCTGCGACTGCGATCGCTGGGTCGAGGTCTGGAACCTGGTGTTCATGCAGTACGAGCAACACCCCGACGGCACGCGAACGCCCCTGCCCCGCCCCTCCGTGGATACGGGCATGGGCCTCGAGCGACTCTGCGCCGTGCTGCAGGGCTACCGTTCGAACTACGAGACGGATCTTTTACGCCCTCTCGTCGACACGGTGGCGCGCCTGTCCTCCAAGACGTTCGACGCTACCGACTACAGAGAGAACTCATCGTCGGTTTCGATGCGGGCCATCGCCGATCACGCGCGGGCCACGGCGTTCTTGGTGGCCGATGGCGTGTTCCCCGAGAAGACGCGCCGGGAGTACGTCTTACGTCGCATAATGCGACGCGCCATCTATCACGGAGATCTCCTCGGCATCAAGGACGCGTTCTTCGCCAAGCTGACCGGCCAGGTCATTGACCTGATGAGCAGCGCCTATCCCGAGCTCGACGAACGCCGCAGCACCATCTTGGAAGTCACCGAGCAAGAGGAGCGACGCTTCCGCGAAACCCTCGAGCGCGGCGTGCGTATCCTGACCGAGGAAACGGAGCGCCTGTCCGGCACGTCCGTGCCGGGCGAGCTGGCGTTTCGGCTCTACGACACCTATGGCTTCCCTCTCGATCTCACCCGGGTCATCGGCAACCGCCGAGGCCTGGAGGTCGATGAAGCTGGATTCGACGCGCAGATGGAGGCCCAGCGCAAGCGCGCTGCCTTCGTGGGATCCGGGGAGCTCGCGGTCGAGGGGGTGTTTCAAGCGATCGCCGAGCGCGTGGGGACCACCCGGTTTCTGGGTTACGAGGCCTGCCATGCGCCTGGGCAGGTCGTTGCCCTCGTCCAGGACGGCCGGGAAGTGGACCAAGTGAGGGTCGGGGCAGACGGAGCTTCCACCCCCTTTGCGTTCGTCTGCGCGGAAACCCCTTTTTACGGCGAATCGGGCGGCCAAGTGGGCGACAGCGGCGTGGCGACGGGCCCGGCGGGAAGCGTGCGCATCGACGACACGAAACGGCCGGTCCCCGGCCTGTCGGTGCACGTGGCCACGCTCGTGTCGGGTGAGGTCAAGGTGGGTGACGCGCTGGACCTGCGGGTGGACGAAGCTCACCGCAACGCCGTTCGACGCAACCACTCGGCCACGCACCTCATGCACTGGGCCCTGCGTACGACGCTTGGCGAGCACGTGGCGCAGAAGGGCTCCCTGGTTTCGGAGGAGCGTCTCCGCTTCGATTTTTCCCATTTTCAGCCCCTCACGCGGGAAGAACGCGAGCGCGTAGAAGATCTGGTGAACGCCCGCATCGTTCAAAACCATGCTGTCGAGACCGCGGTGCTTCCGATCGCGGAAGCGAAAGCCGCGGGCGCGGTCGCGTTTTTCGGCGAGAAGTACGCGGACACCGTTCGCGTGCTGTCCATGGCCGAGAGCAAGGAGCTGTGTGGAGGCACCCACGTGTCGCGGACCGGCGACATCGGCCTCTTCAAGATCACAGAAGAAACGGGCATTGCACAGGGCGTCCGCAGGATCGAGGCGGTCACCGGATTGGGTGCCGTGGGTTTCGTGCGCAAGCTGGAACACGAGCTCCTGGGTTCGGCGGAACAGCTCAAGGCCAGCCCCTTCGAGGTGTCTTCCAAACTCGAGCGTCTCCAGGGAGACCTTCGCACGCGGGACAAAGAGATCGAGAAACTGCGCGCTCAGCTGGCCTCGGGCGGAGGGAAGGATCTGACCGCACACGCTCAGAAGGTGGGCGACGTCTCGATCCTCGTGACCGATGTCCCGGTCAGCGACGCGAAGATCCTGCGCGAAACGGCCGACAAGCTGCGGGACAAGCTCTCTCCCGCCGTCATTGCGCTGGTGGGCGACGAAGGGGAGAAGCTGTCGTTGGTGTGCGTGGTGAGCAAAGACTTGGTGGGGCGGTTCCATGCGGGCAAAACCTTGTCCGAGTTGGTGAAGGTCATCGATGGTAAGGGCGGAGGTCGACCTGACATGGCGCAAGGGGGCGGGCCCCGGCCTGCCGACTTGGGCGCCGTGCTGAGCCAGTGGCGCCAGGCACTGGTTGACCTCGTCGCGAAAAGCTGA
- a CDS encoding protein kinase → MISVGQTVGNYKITAKLGEGGMGVVYLAEHPVIGKKVAIKAIHPELSKNPEVVSRFMTEAKSVNQIGNEHIVDISDFGNTDEGEFFFVMEFLQGEALSDRITREHRFPAARALKIAAQVADALAASHEHGIIHRDLKPENVYLINRGANVDFVKVLDFGLAKLTQGDEKVTHKTRTGSVMGTPYYMSPEQCEGRADVDQRSDVYALGVILFEMMTGKVPFGGEGYGEIIVKHITQAPPSLRAINPALEEHHEKVVLKSLAKDRAQRFQSMKEFRAAILDPQSFVLNGGSVPSAAPAEGAPASRPSEAEAMSGQVVFGAAPGQGGNRRQPAPTTFGQGNGELADDLDIPPKSHKGLAFGVAGAILVAGTAAFLLLGRGPSGPPASATVTPPAAETQAEANAEAAPDVPELVTVMFRSEPSGATVSRNDSGERLGTTPFQLEFPKGKEAIAFAFDKEGYETQTMTLVPDLSAKLAASLVKEAEKEAPKDAAKEPGRRPVAVTRPGRGSTGSRNDKGTEAPPPKPTKPRTTVDEDGYLSPGF, encoded by the coding sequence ATGATATCCGTTGGGCAGACTGTCGGAAATTACAAGATCACCGCGAAACTGGGCGAAGGCGGCATGGGGGTCGTGTACCTCGCCGAACACCCTGTCATCGGCAAGAAGGTGGCTATCAAAGCCATCCACCCCGAGCTCTCGAAGAACCCCGAGGTGGTGTCGCGGTTCATGACCGAGGCCAAATCGGTCAATCAGATCGGCAACGAGCACATCGTCGACATCAGCGATTTCGGCAACACCGACGAGGGTGAATTCTTCTTCGTGATGGAGTTCCTGCAGGGTGAAGCCCTGTCGGACCGCATCACCCGCGAACACCGCTTTCCCGCGGCGCGGGCCTTGAAGATCGCGGCGCAGGTGGCGGACGCCCTCGCGGCGTCCCACGAGCACGGCATCATCCACCGCGATCTCAAGCCAGAGAACGTCTACCTCATCAACCGCGGCGCGAACGTCGATTTCGTCAAGGTTCTGGACTTCGGCTTGGCGAAGCTCACGCAGGGGGACGAAAAGGTCACCCACAAGACGCGGACGGGCTCCGTCATGGGCACGCCCTACTATATGTCGCCCGAGCAGTGCGAGGGCCGCGCCGATGTCGACCAAAGGTCGGATGTTTACGCCTTGGGCGTCATCTTGTTCGAGATGATGACGGGCAAGGTGCCGTTCGGGGGCGAGGGCTACGGTGAAATCATCGTCAAGCACATCACCCAAGCGCCTCCTTCGCTGCGGGCCATCAACCCCGCGCTGGAGGAGCACCACGAGAAGGTGGTGCTGAAGTCGCTGGCGAAGGACCGCGCCCAACGTTTTCAGTCGATGAAGGAGTTCCGAGCGGCCATTTTGGACCCGCAGAGCTTCGTGCTGAACGGGGGCTCGGTGCCATCAGCGGCGCCGGCGGAGGGGGCTCCCGCATCCCGTCCAAGCGAGGCGGAAGCCATGAGCGGGCAGGTGGTGTTCGGAGCCGCCCCCGGTCAGGGAGGAAACCGCCGACAACCTGCTCCCACCACCTTCGGACAAGGCAACGGCGAGTTGGCGGACGACCTCGACATCCCGCCGAAGTCCCACAAGGGCCTGGCGTTCGGGGTGGCAGGCGCCATCCTTGTCGCGGGAACCGCCGCGTTTTTGCTGCTGGGTCGCGGCCCTTCGGGCCCTCCCGCCTCGGCCACGGTGACACCGCCCGCAGCCGAGACGCAGGCGGAGGCGAATGCTGAAGCCGCTCCGGACGTGCCCGAGCTCGTGACCGTGATGTTCAGGTCCGAACCAAGCGGTGCCACCGTCTCCCGCAACGACTCGGGTGAGCGTCTCGGCACCACGCCGTTCCAGTTGGAGTTTCCCAAAGGCAAGGAGGCGATCGCTTTCGCCTTCGACAAAGAGGGATACGAGACCCAAACGATGACGCTGGTGCCCGACTTGTCAGCCAAGCTCGCAGCAAGCCTGGTCAAAGAGGCCGAAAAAGAAGCGCCCAAGGACGCGGCGAAGGAGCCGGGCCGCCGTCCGGTGGCCGTGACCCGACCCGGTCGGGGCTCGACGGGTTCACGGAACGACAAGGGCACGGAGGCCCCGCCCCCAAAGCCCACGAAGCCCCGAACGACCGTAGACGAAGACGGCTACCTCAGCCCGGGCTTCTGA
- a CDS encoding type IV pilus twitching motility protein PilT codes for MTTVLDRVLQAARQLGASDVHMKAGLPPIFRIKGDLRTVRDVPPLSREVLRNFAYAIMSERLRQQYEQTWDVDLAYASQDGVRYRVNVFQQRGSVGMVMRLIPPDVPPFETLNLPPKVLDLAAEERGLVLVTGITGSGKSTTLAAMVDFINSRRAAHIVTIEDPVEYAFKDRRSVINQREVGFDTTSFSRALRAALRQDPDVVLVGEMRDIETTEIAMTAAETGHLVLSTLHTIDAVETVNRIISLYPPHQQSQARLQLLTVLKGVVSQRLVPRADGRGMIPAVEILVNTARVKELVADPKRTREIRDAIATGRDPYGMVSFDQSLTELVQRQIITYDEAVRNATNPDDFALHFRGFNKGASAGGDGGAAGASRAYAQEIYDPTPRMGGVADTQVRQVTATRVGANALSDEFKIDRFKE; via the coding sequence ATGACCACCGTTCTCGACCGGGTGCTCCAGGCTGCCCGCCAGCTTGGCGCGTCGGACGTCCACATGAAGGCCGGCCTGCCGCCGATCTTTCGCATCAAGGGCGACCTCCGGACCGTCCGGGACGTGCCCCCTCTGTCACGGGAGGTCCTGCGCAACTTCGCTTACGCGATCATGAGCGAACGCTTGCGGCAGCAGTACGAGCAGACCTGGGACGTGGATCTCGCTTATGCGTCGCAGGATGGTGTGCGCTACCGCGTGAACGTGTTCCAGCAGCGGGGCTCCGTGGGCATGGTCATGCGTCTCATCCCGCCCGACGTTCCGCCCTTCGAGACCCTGAACCTACCGCCCAAAGTGCTGGACCTGGCCGCCGAAGAGCGCGGCTTGGTGCTGGTCACCGGCATCACGGGGTCCGGCAAGTCGACCACACTTGCGGCCATGGTGGACTTCATCAACTCCCGCCGCGCGGCTCACATCGTCACGATCGAGGATCCGGTCGAGTACGCGTTCAAGGACCGGCGCAGCGTCATCAACCAGCGCGAGGTGGGGTTCGATACGACGTCGTTCTCGAGGGCGCTGCGGGCCGCCCTTCGCCAGGACCCCGACGTGGTGCTGGTTGGTGAGATGCGCGACATCGAGACCACGGAGATCGCAATGACCGCGGCCGAAACCGGTCACCTGGTGCTCTCCACGCTCCACACGATCGATGCCGTGGAAACCGTCAACCGCATCATCTCGCTTTACCCTCCTCATCAGCAAAGCCAGGCGCGTCTGCAGCTGCTCACGGTGCTCAAGGGCGTCGTGTCTCAGCGGCTCGTTCCGCGAGCGGACGGCCGAGGCATGATTCCGGCCGTGGAGATCTTGGTGAACACGGCCCGGGTCAAGGAGCTCGTAGCGGACCCGAAACGTACCCGTGAGATCCGCGACGCCATTGCCACGGGACGGGACCCGTACGGCATGGTCAGCTTCGACCAGTCACTGACAGAGCTCGTCCAGCGCCAGATCATCACCTACGACGAGGCGGTGAGGAACGCGACGAACCCCGACGACTTCGCGTTGCACTTCCGGGGCTTCAACAAGGGCGCCTCCGCAGGTGGAGACGGGGGGGCCGCCGGAGCCTCGCGTGCCTATGCGCAGGAAATTTACGACCCGACCCCGCGCATGGGTGGGGTTGCGGACACGCAGGTCCGCCAGGTCACCGCCACCCGGGTCGGGGCCAACGCCCTGTCTGACGAATTCAAGATCGACCGCTTCAAGGAGTAG
- a CDS encoding acyltransferase family protein: MLPVPDARVLGALKAVYEAIRTSDGEDPSTKPDLGFDPHFFEQVTPLLDFLWERYFRVRLSGLENLPDSGPALMVSNHSGGLPYDGMMLAYGVRKLHPQHRLPRPLVANFAFRSRVMRPVVARFGGVRASMENATRLLEEGQVVSVFPEGLRGVGKLYRERYRLTRFGRGGFVRLAAAAGVPIIPTAIVGAEEIHPVIGKLTAPARWLGLPYIPITPTFPFLGPLGLLPLPTKWHIQVGKPIVAPTMALDDTSAVLEAAEQVRGQVDTMIAEMLLERRSIFFG, encoded by the coding sequence ATGCTCCCCGTTCCCGACGCGCGGGTCCTTGGCGCGCTCAAGGCCGTATACGAGGCCATCCGGACGTCGGACGGTGAAGATCCGTCCACGAAACCGGACCTTGGTTTCGATCCGCACTTCTTCGAGCAGGTCACACCGCTGCTGGATTTTCTGTGGGAGCGGTACTTCCGCGTGCGTCTCTCGGGGCTCGAAAACCTCCCGGACTCAGGGCCGGCGCTCATGGTGTCCAACCATTCAGGGGGCCTACCCTACGATGGGATGATGCTTGCTTACGGCGTGCGCAAGCTCCACCCCCAGCATCGCCTGCCCCGGCCCCTCGTGGCGAACTTTGCGTTTCGCTCGCGTGTCATGAGACCGGTCGTGGCCCGCTTCGGGGGCGTACGGGCCTCGATGGAAAACGCCACGCGCCTTCTCGAGGAGGGTCAGGTGGTCTCGGTGTTTCCGGAGGGGCTGAGGGGCGTGGGCAAGCTCTACCGGGAGCGGTACCGTCTCACGCGCTTCGGACGCGGAGGCTTCGTTCGCTTGGCGGCCGCGGCCGGCGTGCCTATCATCCCCACGGCCATCGTGGGGGCCGAGGAAATCCACCCGGTGATCGGCAAGCTCACCGCCCCGGCCCGGTGGCTCGGCTTGCCCTACATCCCCATCACGCCTACCTTTCCCTTCCTGGGTCCCCTGGGTCTTTTACCCCTTCCCACGAAGTGGCACATCCAGGTGGGAAAGCCGATCGTGGCCCCGACCATGGCGCTCGATGATACTTCGGCCGTGTTGGAGGCGGCCGAGCAGGTGCGTGGGCAAGTGGACACGATGATTGCGGAAATGTTGCTCGAGCGGCGTTCGATCTTTTTTGGCTGA
- a CDS encoding response regulator: MTKRNPWTGQEVLIVDQDERVLRGLEKLFRDIDMLVTGLSDVERAKDQLSNKFFPVALIDLDTPGPDKGLELLAFAKEKSPVTNLIVMSGRRTFEAASTAFRAGALDVVPKSQDAVLYLRDRVIRACQEIEAKTDTQRLLTQLGEVHEDFLREMMDLSRRLVDLEDRLLSREQGSSPSMHEIGNIPVLLVDDDASLFGALERLLPAEKGWRIRIAQSGGEALDAASQAPPRIAVIKESLPDLPSSMVVKTIRNASPEVMVLLFTPPAGATVGEVKVVESSRLITLVPSFTDPTQLASSLEEVREAIKQKGKERRYLKVFRRDHLEFINRYNRLRTRLQTQLGKKDE; encoded by the coding sequence GTGACCAAGCGAAACCCTTGGACGGGTCAGGAGGTACTCATCGTCGACCAAGACGAGCGGGTGCTGCGCGGCCTCGAGAAGCTGTTTCGCGACATCGACATGCTAGTCACCGGGCTTTCGGACGTCGAACGTGCGAAGGACCAGCTGTCGAACAAGTTCTTTCCCGTCGCCCTCATCGACCTCGACACACCCGGGCCCGACAAGGGGCTCGAGCTGCTCGCCTTCGCGAAGGAGAAGTCCCCCGTAACCAACCTCATCGTCATGAGCGGCCGCCGAACCTTCGAGGCCGCTTCGACGGCGTTCCGCGCAGGGGCCCTCGACGTTGTGCCGAAGAGCCAGGATGCGGTGCTTTACCTTCGTGATCGCGTCATTCGTGCGTGTCAGGAAATCGAGGCCAAGACCGACACGCAACGCCTGCTCACGCAGCTCGGGGAAGTCCACGAAGACTTTCTCCGCGAGATGATGGACCTGTCCCGGCGCCTGGTGGATTTGGAAGACCGTTTGCTGTCGCGCGAGCAGGGCTCGTCCCCCTCGATGCACGAAATTGGGAACATTCCCGTGCTGCTTGTGGACGATGATGCCTCACTTTTCGGAGCCCTCGAGCGGCTCCTACCCGCCGAGAAAGGCTGGCGCATTCGGATTGCGCAAAGCGGGGGTGAAGCGTTGGACGCTGCGTCCCAGGCCCCCCCGCGCATCGCCGTCATCAAGGAGTCCTTGCCGGACTTGCCGAGTTCGATGGTGGTAAAAACCATCCGCAACGCCAGTCCCGAAGTGATGGTTCTGCTGTTCACGCCGCCGGCAGGCGCGACGGTGGGCGAGGTGAAGGTGGTCGAGAGCTCGCGGCTCATCACGCTCGTGCCCTCCTTCACGGACCCCACGCAACTGGCCTCGTCGCTCGAAGAGGTTCGGGAGGCCATCAAGCAGAAGGGCAAGGAGCGCAGGTACCTCAAGGTGTTTCGGCGCGACCACCTGGAGTTCATCAACCGCTACAACCGTCTACGGACCCGCCTGCAGACGCAGCTGGGGAAAAAGGACGAATGA
- a CDS encoding DEAD/DEAH box helicase gives MSENDTDRQERGADKGQEEADRGTFADLGLRAEVLQALQDMGFSAPMEVQRQTVPVVQSGRDALVQSRTGSGKTAAFGIPLVDRVVDPDEKAVQAIVLLPTRELALQVAAEMARIAAHRPMTVVPVYGGAPMGKQVEQLRAGGQIVCGTPGRILDHLRRGTLKLDRVRCAVLDECDEMLSMGFQEDIERILEHTPSERQTMLFSATLPEGIKRLARRYLRNPVHLKLSADFVGVAEISHLYYTVSGANRESDLLRILAFENPGRGIVFCNTREETGRVAEFLRSKGMEAEAISSDLSQSDREKVMKQMREGSIRFLVATDVAARGIDIDDISHVFNFSFPDSPESYIHRTGRTGRAGRHGVAVSLIGPTEVGSFYYLKLLYKIKPEERTLPSEAEIQARREGESLQRLRKDLAPEPGLSWRALARRVLTALDAEHLLASLLKERLSHTRNRPSAAEAVADNMAQGTPEAESEALGFATSLDEPTPRREGEGRRERFSDRGRDEAGRYGDRERGRNASGRRPEGRGERDRARPGDRLRRGDRVRRDREPGYGDKEPLVSEAPMASRGDRPAEEMSPPQITPVEAAPLSVREGRDIRASDDFMSVWNEDGEESPRQAQEPVQERTRTRAPSRSEARADEIRLYLNLGRKDRVRADDVASLLQDAGHVVPSSDIEVMNTHSYINVPSGQSEALVLALNGREHNGRALVCEPAKPRR, from the coding sequence ATGAGCGAGAACGATACGGATCGACAGGAACGGGGGGCGGACAAGGGGCAGGAGGAGGCCGATCGGGGCACCTTCGCAGACCTGGGACTCCGCGCCGAGGTGCTGCAGGCCCTACAAGACATGGGCTTTTCGGCTCCGATGGAGGTGCAGCGCCAAACGGTTCCCGTGGTGCAATCGGGTCGAGACGCGCTGGTGCAGTCCCGCACGGGCTCGGGCAAAACGGCCGCTTTCGGGATCCCCTTGGTGGATCGCGTGGTCGATCCCGACGAGAAGGCCGTTCAGGCCATCGTGCTTCTGCCCACGCGCGAGCTGGCCTTGCAGGTGGCGGCCGAAATGGCGCGCATCGCGGCCCACAGGCCCATGACCGTGGTACCCGTGTACGGCGGTGCGCCCATGGGCAAGCAGGTCGAACAGTTGCGGGCCGGCGGACAAATCGTTTGCGGTACACCCGGGCGCATCCTGGACCACCTGCGCCGGGGCACCTTGAAGCTGGATCGCGTGCGCTGCGCGGTGTTGGACGAGTGTGACGAGATGCTCTCGATGGGCTTTCAGGAAGACATTGAGCGCATCCTCGAACACACCCCGTCGGAGCGGCAGACGATGCTGTTTTCCGCCACCCTACCCGAGGGCATCAAGCGCCTGGCGCGGCGCTATCTGCGCAACCCGGTGCACCTCAAGCTCTCGGCCGACTTCGTGGGCGTGGCCGAGATTAGCCACCTCTACTACACGGTCAGCGGCGCGAACCGCGAATCGGACCTGCTGCGCATCTTGGCCTTCGAGAACCCGGGCCGGGGCATCGTGTTTTGCAACACCCGGGAAGAGACCGGGCGCGTGGCGGAGTTCCTGCGGAGCAAGGGCATGGAGGCCGAGGCTATCTCTTCCGACCTGTCACAAAGCGATCGCGAAAAGGTCATGAAGCAGATGCGCGAGGGAAGCATTCGCTTCCTGGTGGCTACAGACGTAGCAGCGCGCGGCATCGACATCGACGACATCTCTCACGTCTTCAATTTTTCGTTTCCGGATTCGCCCGAGTCCTATATCCACCGAACCGGGCGAACCGGACGGGCGGGACGCCACGGCGTGGCCGTATCGCTCATCGGGCCCACGGAGGTGGGTTCGTTCTACTACCTCAAGCTGCTCTACAAGATAAAGCCGGAGGAGCGCACGCTGCCTTCGGAGGCCGAGATCCAGGCGCGCCGCGAAGGGGAAAGCCTGCAGCGGCTTCGCAAGGACCTCGCGCCCGAACCCGGACTCTCGTGGCGAGCCCTCGCCCGCCGCGTGTTGACCGCACTCGACGCCGAACACCTGCTGGCTAGCCTCTTGAAGGAGCGCTTGAGCCACACCCGCAACCGCCCCTCGGCGGCCGAAGCGGTGGCCGACAACATGGCTCAGGGCACGCCCGAGGCCGAGAGCGAGGCGCTCGGCTTTGCCACCAGCTTGGACGAACCCACCCCACGGCGGGAGGGCGAGGGCCGACGAGAGCGTTTCTCGGACCGGGGTCGGGACGAAGCCGGACGCTACGGGGATCGGGAGCGTGGACGCAACGCCAGTGGCCGGCGTCCCGAGGGCCGCGGTGAGCGGGATCGCGCTCGGCCCGGGGACCGCCTGCGCCGGGGCGATCGTGTGCGTCGCGACCGAGAGCCTGGGTACGGCGACAAAGAGCCGCTGGTCAGCGAAGCGCCCATGGCGAGCCGAGGTGACCGACCCGCGGAAGAGATGTCCCCGCCTCAGATCACGCCGGTCGAGGCCGCCCCCCTTTCCGTGCGAGAGGGTCGCGACATCCGTGCCTCTGACGACTTCATGTCGGTGTGGAACGAAGACGGGGAGGAGTCGCCCCGGCAGGCGCAGGAGCCCGTACAGGAGCGAACGCGGACACGGGCCCCGAGCCGTTCAGAGGCCAGAGCCGACGAGATCCGGCTTTACCTCAACCTCGGGCGTAAGGACCGCGTACGCGCCGACGACGTGGCGAGCCTGCTTCAGGATGCGGGCCATGTGGTCCCCTCTTCGGACATCGAAGTGATGAACACGCACAGCTACATCAACGTCCCCTCGGGTCAATCCGAAGCTCTGGTGTTGGCGCTCAACGGTCGGGAGCACAACGGCCGGGCGCTCGTGTGCGAGCCGGCAAAGCCACGAAGGTAA
- a CDS encoding protein kinase produces MAVGELTPPPQDDPLVGKVICERYRVIKKLGEGGMGAVYLAEHVFIEKKVALKVLAPELARKAELTARFLQEAKSASRIGHENVIDISDFGQSPEGFVFFAMEFLQGQDLGQVVRAEGAMTWRRARPIIVQICKALGAAHAKGIIHRDMKPENVFIIDRGGRADFVKLLDFGIAKVQTEAGDDGPKLTRTGMIFGTPEYMAPEQAEGKVCDQRADVYAVGCMIHHLIAGEAPFQAENFVAMLTKHLLETPKPPSLKRPELGIPPELDALVLKALAKQPAERFQSMADVLAAVESISETAGGRGRSPSTQPAARGNLTRPLGGSDGMPLIASSGRVSNTEMMVSGGPAFADAPEAVEDDERAPNPRSGKGLLVIGGIALGAVVALAWLLLGHSAPPPVAGPAPLPTAGQVPVSPVTVPAPVPEPAALIKAQEAAEPVPPPHPKLDRPTRREDPPQQAMRPAAPKGPEPPRPGKAPQPETPAELKGFPGE; encoded by the coding sequence ATGGCTGTCGGCGAGCTTACCCCGCCACCTCAGGACGACCCTCTCGTCGGGAAGGTCATCTGCGAACGCTATCGTGTGATCAAGAAGCTGGGCGAGGGCGGCATGGGGGCCGTTTACCTGGCCGAGCACGTCTTCATCGAGAAGAAAGTCGCGCTGAAGGTGCTTGCACCCGAGCTGGCCCGCAAAGCCGAACTGACGGCGCGCTTTCTTCAGGAGGCCAAATCGGCCTCCCGCATCGGCCACGAAAACGTCATCGACATCTCGGATTTCGGGCAATCACCCGAAGGCTTCGTCTTTTTTGCGATGGAGTTCCTGCAAGGGCAAGACCTCGGACAGGTGGTACGAGCCGAAGGCGCCATGACGTGGCGTCGGGCCCGTCCAATCATCGTGCAGATATGCAAGGCCCTCGGCGCAGCGCACGCCAAAGGGATCATTCACAGGGACATGAAGCCCGAAAACGTCTTCATCATCGACCGGGGAGGCCGGGCCGATTTCGTCAAGCTCCTCGATTTCGGCATCGCCAAAGTTCAGACCGAAGCCGGCGACGACGGCCCGAAGCTCACCCGCACCGGCATGATCTTTGGCACGCCCGAGTACATGGCCCCCGAACAGGCCGAAGGGAAGGTCTGCGACCAGCGCGCCGACGTGTACGCCGTGGGCTGCATGATTCACCACCTCATTGCGGGCGAGGCGCCCTTTCAGGCAGAGAACTTCGTTGCGATGCTGACGAAGCATCTGCTCGAGACACCGAAGCCTCCCTCCCTCAAGCGCCCGGAGCTGGGCATTCCTCCGGAACTCGATGCGCTGGTGCTCAAGGCGCTCGCGAAGCAGCCGGCCGAACGGTTCCAGAGCATGGCCGACGTGCTCGCGGCGGTGGAGTCGATCTCCGAGACAGCCGGAGGACGTGGTCGCTCGCCCTCCACGCAGCCCGCCGCCCGAGGAAATCTCACGCGGCCTTTGGGTGGCTCCGATGGGATGCCCCTCATCGCCTCCAGCGGGCGCGTCTCGAACACTGAGATGATGGTGTCCGGCGGACCCGCGTTCGCCGACGCCCCGGAGGCCGTCGAGGATGACGAACGTGCCCCGAATCCGCGATCCGGAAAGGGCCTGCTGGTGATCGGTGGCATCGCGTTGGGCGCCGTGGTGGCTCTGGCCTGGTTGCTTCTCGGGCACTCGGCGCCCCCCCCTGTGGCAGGGCCGGCGCCGCTCCCCACGGCAGGGCAGGTCCCTGTCTCCCCCGTGACGGTCCCCGCGCCCGTGCCTGAGCCGGCCGCGTTGATCAAAGCGCAAGAAGCGGCCGAACCCGTGCCGCCCCCTCACCCCAAGCTCGATCGCCCCACCCGCAGGGAAGACCCACCCCAGCAAGCCATGCGGCCTGCTGCACCGAAGGGGCCGGAACCGCCCAGGCCCGGCAAGGCGCCGCAGCCGGAGACCCCAGCCGAACTCAAAGGGTTCCCCGGCGAGTAG